CTTTTCAGAGTTTACCAACGCTATTAACAATGAGCTGGTGAGCCGGCTTCCGGATGCAATACCGCGCGTTGCGGTTAAGTGAGTACTATTTACTTTCAACTACAATAGGTATTAACCTCAGTTCGATTATAGATAAAAGTCTCCCCTAAAGAGGCTGTGAGGAAATTGTTTTCCAAAGAAAATGCACTTAAATAAATGGTTCTACAGGAATTCTTGTGGGTTAATTTTGTCGGCGAAGGAATCCCCTCTTGAGAGGGGTATGTGAAGACAAATATCCGCCGGCGGCGGAGGATTTGTCAAACGAGGGGTGTGTCCCGGAATGCCAGTATTAAGTAACAAGATGAATCAAATAGCGAACACACCCCTCGTCAGTCAACAAATCACGACAAGTCGTGTTTTTGACTAACTTTTCCCCTCTCAAGAGGGGATTCCGTTGCTACTACTTTTGATTTACCCACAAAAATTCCTGTAGAACCTATTTATTAATAGAACTCAGGTTATTAGTTTTTTATATCAAGAAGCCGGTTTTTTTGCATATGCAACCACAAACTCTCCGGGAACCTCATATCCGCTTCCAACCCGGAACGGTTCAATAGAATCGAGGTACTCCTGGTGAATTTCCGCTTTGATTTGATCATCGAACTTCTGGTAGGCCAGGGCAACCGCTCCCCCATCAAACGCCGCCATCAGGGCTACTTTATCATTTGGATAGTCAAGGGTGACGCTCATCCGTTCAACTTCAATTTTCTCAAAACCGGCCGATTGTAATGAGTTTCGGAGTGTATCACCGGTCCCCTGTTGGAAGAACATCGGGCAGACATCCGAGGCAACGCGCTTATCCACAATCGGGAATAGTTCTGCCCAGCCGCAATTTTTCCGTTCACCCCAGATAGCCACAACTGCCCTTCCTCCAGGTTTTAATACTCGATGCATCTCTTTTAAGGCCTTTGCGGGAAACGGAAAATACATCAAACCGAGGCTGCAAATGGCCGCATCGAACTGGTTATCTTCGAAATCGAGCTGTTCGGCATCCATTCGCTGAAATTGAATATTTGATGATGAATTCCCATTGGTCAGCTTCCTCGCCTCATCGATCATCTTTTCGGAAAGATCGGTTGCGATCACTTTGCCTCCATTGGCAACCTGACGAGCAGCGCGAAGGGTAACCAGTCCCGTTCCGCAGGAGGTTTCCAACACCTTTTCTCCTAGTTGCAGGTCAGCTATTTCAAGCAGCTTATCTTGTGCCGGCTTTAGCTGAGCTTTCCAAGAATCGTCATAAAATTTCGCGGCTTTGTCCCAGCCGTATCGTTGAACGCGTCGCTGTAATTGTGGTTCCATGTTGGTTTAGGGTTGAGTTGTAAGTGTTGAAAAGTGAGAAGGGAAAAGTGAAAGGTGAAAAGTGAAAAAAGTTTACCACTCAAAAAGTGTATTTCAGGTGCAGCTGTGTCTCCTTTTAGATATTTATCACTCATAATTTTTATACGCTACGAAATTTTTTGCCTTTTCCCTTTTGACCTTTCCCTTTTCGCTATTTTTACTTCCCGTTCAATTTTCATAGGCTTCCTGAAATTGGCCAGGATCGGGCTGTGATCATCTGCCGTTTTAATCATTTCATGAATGTCATCTTCCGAAGCCGGACTTTCGATCGTAACGGTATATCTCATCTCTGTATATCCCGGTTCAGCGTTATCGATTCCAAAGTTACCCCGTGCATCCACATCGGCTTCCACATCCACCTCCAAATGATCGATCCGTATATCCATCTGTGCCGCCCAGATTGCGTATCCAATAGCGAGACAACTTCCAAGGGATGCTCTGTAGAATATACCCGGCCCGGGACCTTCATCATTCCCGCCCTGCTGTTTGCCAACATCGGCAGTAAATTTCCAGTGTTTGTGTTCCACTTCGCATGACGTGCCGTTTGTGAGCCGAATCTTCGTTGATGTTGTGTACTGACCTTTTTCAGGTTTCAGGTTCAGTAGTTTAACATTGCGTTCAAAGGCGTTTTTGATGGTTTTTGTATCTGCCATAAGTGACTGTTTGATGATGTTTTGTAACGGAATTGCCGATTATGTAAACCGACATGCATCTACTTATAAAAGCCGAAAAAATGGAGGGGTTCTATCATCAAAAAGACACCGATGGCACGAATATGTATATCAATGATTCTTAACAGGTGATTGGTTCAGAAAAATACCGCATGTTATTTATGAGCAATAATCATGAAAGTCTCCATCGGAAAAACCACTCCCTGGTCGTCTGTATAGGACTCGAGTGATCTGTTCAAATCAGTAACCAGCTTCTTTCGCCTCTCCGAATCCATCGTTTCGATTTCCTCGGCGAGTGGTGAGCTGGCGGCTTCGCGTCTCAAAAACTCTTCGGGTGACGGATATAGCATGGAGATGATGTCAAGATGGATTTGTAAGTCCACAAATCCTGCTTCTGATACCATGTTTCGTATTGTTTTTTGATTCCAGTCAGGGAACGGCGATCGCATCATGGTTCCGGCTGTTTCTCCGGCATGTTCTTCCAGTTCATCAGCCAGGATTTTGTAAGCCGGATTGAAATGAATGGATCGCAGGATGTTGAGCGCTAACGTTCCTCTTGGTTTGAGAACCCTTTGCATCTCCAATAATACTTGTTGTGGTTCCGGAAAAAACTGCATCGCCTGCTGGCAGAACAGGTGGTCGAAACGATTATTCTCAAACGGAAGTTGGCCAGCATCACCCTGTTTCCATTCGATCTCCAAACCTTCCTTCTCCGCCATTTCGGAAGCTTTGTTGAGCATCTGAGGGTTGATGTCGAGTCCGGTTACCCCGGTATCATTCCCGGCTTTTGCAGCCGCTGTTCGGGCAACAATTCCCGTTCCGCAGGCGACATCCAGGATGGTGCTGCCGGGTGCGGGTGATGAAAGGGTCACAAGTTTTTCAGCCCACGGTTTAAAGAAACCGGGCACAAGATATTCTTCGTAAGCGGCCGGACTGTCACCGGCTATTTGCCAAGAATCTATTTCTGTAGTTTGCATAATGTTCTTCTGTGTTTTATAAATTATGATTTTTATTAAATAATTATATTTCAAACACTTAGCGAGTTTATTTTCTCTACATTGGATAGCGTATCATCGGGAAAAGCGGCGGTGAGTCATCGACCTGTATAACGCCGAGCACTTTAAATCCGTGACGTTCATAAAGAGGTTTGTTCTTAGGATTCGTATTCTCGAGATAGGCGATGCTTCCCTGCTGGTCGATGAGTTCAAGGCCGTATTGAAGCAGTGCTGTTCCATATCCTTGGCCCTGTTTTGCGGGGTCTGTACCAATCAACGGCAGATGCCAGTGCGGCTCATCAGGCTGATAACGCTCCATCTGCTCAAGTACAGCCATTACGGTTTGGATTTTTGATTCATCAGCACTTTTATGGATCAGGTTCACCAGGTCTTCTTCATTGGGATGGAAATCAGGAGGCAGCCACAGAGCGACTCCCGAATAACCGCCAGCCTGGTGGGCAGAATTTTGTTCAAATGCATTACCGCCAAAAGCTTTAAAAAAATCAAAAGCGTAGGTTTGATACTGTAGTGGATCGGGATACAGGAATCGCAGTTGCGGATCAGAGGAAAATGCCAAAACAATCGTTTCAATCGCCCTGGTACGGTCTTTGGCATTCACTTTCTTGATTTCTGAACTGCTCAGCTCTTGTTCTATCAGTTGTTCTTTCATTTTTCTGTATGAGTTGTTTTATTTTTCAATTGAATTTCATTGCTCTTGCTTGTTACAAAGTATAGGAAGATCAGAATCACAAATCATGAGTGCCAGCACGTATTTTCAACACGCAGACACGCAGCAGGAGAAAAGGTGAGAAACTTAAAGAAAGTGTGCGAATCCCTTTGAGGTGTCAGGTACAGAGTTCATGGCAGGCATAGGTTAAAGCAAGGCTCACGTATGTGAAAAGTGGTCGTGAAATTGTAGTCGAATCCTCCTATAATAGAAATCCATAGGGGGCAAATTACAAATTCATACTTCAGCTGTTCCGTAACTCTTAAAAGGTCAGATATATTCTGTCTGTAAAAACATCAACACAAAATT
The window above is part of the Rhodohalobacter sp. SW132 genome. Proteins encoded here:
- a CDS encoding class I SAM-dependent methyltransferase → MEPQLQRRVQRYGWDKAAKFYDDSWKAQLKPAQDKLLEIADLQLGEKVLETSCGTGLVTLRAARQVANGGKVIATDLSEKMIDEARKLTNGNSSSNIQFQRMDAEQLDFEDNQFDAAICSLGLMYFPFPAKALKEMHRVLKPGGRAVVAIWGERKNCGWAELFPIVDKRVASDVCPMFFQQGTGDTLRNSLQSAGFEKIEVERMSVTLDYPNDKVALMAAFDGGAVALAYQKFDDQIKAEIHQEYLDSIEPFRVGSGYEVPGEFVVAYAKKPAS
- a CDS encoding OsmC family protein, giving the protein MADTKTIKNAFERNVKLLNLKPEKGQYTTSTKIRLTNGTSCEVEHKHWKFTADVGKQQGGNDEGPGPGIFYRASLGSCLAIGYAIWAAQMDIRIDHLEVDVEADVDARGNFGIDNAEPGYTEMRYTVTIESPASEDDIHEMIKTADDHSPILANFRKPMKIEREVKIAKRERSKGKRQKIS
- a CDS encoding class I SAM-dependent methyltransferase, with protein sequence MQTTEIDSWQIAGDSPAAYEEYLVPGFFKPWAEKLVTLSSPAPGSTILDVACGTGIVARTAAAKAGNDTGVTGLDINPQMLNKASEMAEKEGLEIEWKQGDAGQLPFENNRFDHLFCQQAMQFFPEPQQVLLEMQRVLKPRGTLALNILRSIHFNPAYKILADELEEHAGETAGTMMRSPFPDWNQKTIRNMVSEAGFVDLQIHLDIISMLYPSPEEFLRREAASSPLAEEIETMDSERRKKLVTDLNRSLESYTDDQGVVFPMETFMIIAHK
- a CDS encoding N-acetyltransferase; translation: MKEQLIEQELSSSEIKKVNAKDRTRAIETIVLAFSSDPQLRFLYPDPLQYQTYAFDFFKAFGGNAFEQNSAHQAGGYSGVALWLPPDFHPNEEDLVNLIHKSADESKIQTVMAVLEQMERYQPDEPHWHLPLIGTDPAKQGQGYGTALLQYGLELIDQQGSIAYLENTNPKNKPLYERHGFKVLGVIQVDDSPPLFPMIRYPM